The Montipora foliosa isolate CH-2021 chromosome 1, ASM3666993v2, whole genome shotgun sequence DNA segment cgTTTCCCATTgtaagataaaaagaaaaaacactgaaatactgtgaatttaaaaggaaatcgaCTACACTGAATCCTGCGAACAAATTTTAGGccacccgtagcctcttgtctTTAAAACTTTGTTATTCAATTAAAATTTCCATTATTTTTTCAACCCACAAAAAAACGGAAATTTGAAACCCTAGTCGGTAGCTATATTCTATACAGAAAGGTAAGCTTTCACTTTCTCGTGGTCCGGCaggatatttaacaactatattcaccgaagtggaggtggatGTTGcggcaaggtaaatatccaccatgcactagccaccgacactgaggtgaatagttgtgatagtatatactaaaacagcggGATAATATACTTatgcacaaaaagatgattttaactcatcgTTATTCTTGCCACTGTCTGAGTATCTACCAATAATTTTGACCCGGTCGAGGTACTTATGCAGAGTTCCATCTTTTTACAGAAAATATCCTGCCTTGGTGGTATAATTTTACACTCATAAAAGTAGCGACCTTAACTTgtttcaaaactgaaaaacacCCAGTTATCtaattccttaaaaaaaaaacgcaacacAACTAGGACAAAACTTCCAACTTCGCTGAAGAtgcaaaacaagcaaaaacgTACTAAGTAAATAGAATTCCCAGGCATATCCTCGTCCGGTGGACAATTACTTCCTGGGATGGCCAGAACTTGCTAAACTCTGAGAACTAGATTGTGTTTCATGATGTTTCAGAAAATCAAAATAGCATCCAATAAGGTAATGGAGAAAAGTTAATAGACTTTTAACAGCGTAAACGTCTATTACTTGGATAAACTAACTTACATGCCTCCATCTTCCTTGTTTGCTATTGAATATTGGCAGCAATCAGTAAAGCTGATGTAAGCGACCACAGCAATCCATTGATGTCCTTGTTCAGGCATTTCAACGAGAATCGCCATCATGTCACTAATCCACAAGGAAAACAGAGAGCTCGTGATTTTATCATGAAAACCTTTCAGGACCTGGGCCTAAAGACTTGGTCTGAAAAATTCCAGCCTGATCACCCACAGGTAAGGAAATTAAatcaaataaaaactaaaaccgAATGTAAACGATTTCGGGGTTGACATTCGCTGTCCTCTCGCGCGATCCCCTTTATTCTTCCCAATCAAACCTTCCCAGTTGTCCTTCCGCTCTTCATCTTTCAGCCTTCCTATTCTTTTTATGATATATATAGGAAACACAAGCCGCAATTGGACTAGAGAGGCAATCTTCCTCTAGTTCTTCCAAAGAAGTCTAAAATCGTCCATAAATAAGAAACTAATTGGCTGGTTTTTGACCTTTGCTCAACCAGTAACCAACTTTAATTTGTCGAGGCATCATTGTCTCGGATATCTCCACATAGGGAAGAGACGATAAGGAGTCCTCCTGAAATATACCTCTCCTGATCCTTAAAACTCCGAAATTCTCCTTCTGTGCGTATAGTGCTGTCCTCCTTGTTTTAATGCTTATTTAACTAAGCGTAGCACACTCTCTGCAGCTCCTACCAAATATCCTTAAGTGTGGCACCCTGTTATCCACATAAGCGTAGTCCTTTCTGTAACCGATCCAGGGCATTGATAACGGTCCGCCTTTCTGCCTCTCATGGGATCCTTCAGCACCATCTTACATAGTTACACAGTACTATTATACATTAATaaagataataatattaattttattattattatcattattttcattattatcatcatcatcattgtcatcattgtcaCAATGATTATTACTTTTATTACTATTTCTTATATTATCAGTATTTAGTCAATTCACCATGGAATCGAACGTTATTTTAGCATCTTTTTTTACAATTCTGCTTGTAAAATGAAACGTATTAGACCCAAATAGAGTTGAGTTCGCCACAGACCCAAACGTCATTTTCAAAACCAGGATTGGGTTGGTCGATGGGTAGATAGCGCTGTCCACGTATGAAATTTCGATACGCGATCCACATTTTGAGCAACTTAGGCTATACATATGATAAGTATAACTTTTTCTCGAAAATATAATCAAAATGGAAGCAACATACACAGATGGTCATCATtgtaagaaataaagaaaaaatagaaaaaaacatTGCTTACCATGAAATTGATTCTGTTCTTGTGAGATGTGAAGTGCCAATTTTATTTCTCGTAAAATATTGAGCAACTATATTTCTTCCATTGAAATGTAATTCAAGCTCCCTCTTTACCACGTGCACTATCACGTTAGGAATTCCGTGTTGAATTTTTGACTCACTTAATTACTTgttatcttttaattttttaaccttccgCTGAATATAGGTATGGACCTGTCAATCATTGCAATTTGGTTGCGGGCGCAATATTGTCGGCATGGTTCCTGGCACCCTTGCTGGTTCACCAGATGACCGTTTGTTTCTTATTGGAGCACACTATGATACGGTGCGTCATACACAAGGTGCTGACGACAACGGATCTGGTGTGGTCGCCTTGCTGCAAGTCGCAAAACAAATTGTGACAGGTTGGTATGTATGTTTTTAGGGAAGGGATTGAACACTTTTTGAATGCTGTAACAGCAATTTTACACGTTGGGGGCGGCTaagaaaattataataataataaatcagtAATGacctttatcaggaataattcacaaacagcagtgacaaACATGAGACATAAACGCATcctttgaaattatcttttacttgaccgTTTGGTATGCTTTTGCATACATCTTAAAAAGTGACTGTTAATACAAAATCTGAATTTaaatatacattaaaaataaatttatgcaTGTAATAAATATACATTAATGGCTATCATACGTACATATTCAACTAGCGAAAGAGCGATCCGACACTCAATGTAAAATGAAggagacactgttgatcaaaCATTTAGAGCCgaccttaaatgaatatgtcagcagcgaaaagctgtgtctACACAGTCTTTGTCACCTCTGTTGTTACGTAATAGCTGCGGGCGATGACGAAGAAaccaacttcgttcccaggatctctcttctctgcctccctggTCGTTGAGAAAAGAAACCCTGATTGcagctggtcacgtggcactcctTGACAAACCTTTTTCAACTGGGGTAGGGTTTTCGTTATATTGTGATCCCGCAACtcgtattcgtttgacaaggcagTTTTAAATTAGATTATTAACCTTTATCATGCAATGTaagtttcaaaaaggtaaatGTTATATTCCCACAAAAGATTCccaaaaaataatataataataataataataataatatttaatatttatattgCGCATTTTCTATAAGAAtaatcaaatgcgcattacaggcattacattaaatttaaaataaattaaaaaataaaaccttCTTACAATTACTATGGAATCAAAAAGACGAAAACTacactatttacaattaaaaagtaatttcctaaaaaactgtaaaaatgtaaatataaaataaCTATACTAACAAAACGCCTTgctgaataaaaatgtcttaagcTTCTGTTTAAAATCACTTGTGGTGCAAGCAGATCTAATGTCTATGGGAAGACTATTCCAAAGCCGTGGCGCTGCCGCCATGAAGGATCGATCCCCCATGGTGACTTTTGTAAAACGCTTTGGGGTGCCATGCAGTTCTCCATGGCAACTAGCGCCTCAGCTTCACACGCATCCTCTAATGGGCGAAATGACAAGTATAATTAAGTATCGTCTGCATACGAATGTGCAGACAGCAGGTGAGATTTAATTATACTGAACAGTTTGCTAGCATAGATGGTAAAAAGTAGGGGACCAAGGCAAGAACCCTGAGGCACCCCACATTCTAGGCCAAACTTTTTGGAAAGAGCACCATTAATTGTAACTTGTTGCGATCGACCTTTCAAATAGGATAGAAACCATTGAAGAGCTGACCCACGTAGGCCGAGCCGGGACTGAAGTCTATGAATAAGAATATCATGGTCCACGGTGTCAAAGGCGGCGCTAAGGTCCAAAAGAACTAGGAGTGTCACATGACCCGTATCCATATTCATAAGAATATCATTCTTGACTTTCAGTAACGCTGTCTCAGTAGAGTGATGCTCACGATACGCACTCTGCATTTCCGGGAACAAGCCATTTTCCCACATGTGGGTCTGCAACTGGAAAGCAACTGCTTTCTCAGTAAGCTTAGAAGTAAACTGTAGGTTGCTTATTGGGCGGAAGTTCTTGTTTACCATGTCTAGTCCAGGTTTCTTAAGCAATGGATGCAccaaggcatttttccactcatCAGCGAACCGACCAGTCTTTGGTGAtaaattaattatctttgtgATGACAGGGAGTAGATGGTCCAGATGTATAGACAGTATAGAAGATGGAAGTGGATCAAGGTCACACGATTTCTTACAGGCTAGTGCTAATTTCTTTACATCCTCCTCAGTGAATGACGCGAATTCAGAAAAAGAAGGGTCCGTAGTCCTTTCCAAGACGGTAGTAGAATCAGATTTTTGAACAGCACTGGGAGGAGCCTGAGTGCTGGCCATCAGCTTGGATCTTATTGCAGTAATCTTACGAACAGTAGTCCCCCATATCATTGGCGAGCTTAACAGCATCCGTGTGAGGCGGGAGAGTTTTATCAGCCTGAATATTCAATAGACGCTTGCTCTCTCGAAATAGCTTAGACTGATTTGAGctgttttcttcaaaaaattgGCTATAATATGTTCTTCTCGCATTGTTCATAATATATATTACATAATTTCTCTTAGATTTGAACGCTAGAAGGTCTGAGGCCAGTCCAGTTCTCCTCCACCGTTTCTCAGCTTTCCGCTTGTCACGCCTTGCCTGCATAATCTCATCATCAAAACAAGGCGACCTGGACCTATTTCTTATTTTCCGCGACTGTATCGGGGCAGGCTTATTTAGGAGTGATGACAGCGTCGTGTTGTAGCAATTAACTAGTTTGTCCAAGTCGTCAGGGGGATCTATATACACAACAGAATTGCAAATGTCCTTAGCGAATAGTTCAGAATCAATAGACTTCAGCTTCCTATATTCAGCGTGCTTCAGTTCTACGACTGGTCTACGTGTCCTTAAGCTGCATATCACGGCAGCATGATCGGAGATAAATATCTCAGAAAGTGACTCTTCAGCAGCAAAGTCATCAGATTGACGTGTAATAATGAGATCCAGGGTGTGGCCATGTATATGGGTAGGTTGATTCCCATCGCGTCTAGAAGATCTCTGAAGTGTATATTATTAGGATCCGTGGGTACATCCATATGGAAATTGAAATCACCAGTTATCAGTAACTTATCGCTGGACATGACGACAGATTCGAGGTATTCAGCAAACTAGTGAAGGAAGACGCTAGAAGTTATTGGATGGTCTTCTGAATACGGCGGTCTGTACACAACAACAGTGCGCACACGAGTACGGCCAAAACTGACCAGCCACTCAGAAACCTCAAACGACGTTTTCTCATCAGAATAAACATTGCTGACATTGATCCCCACTTTGACTAACAATGCAGTGCCGCCGCCCCTGCGGCCTGGTCGCGGACAATGTATAAGTGTTCTGTATCCGGGGGGAGTAAGTTCGCTCAAAACCGCAGAATAATGATCTTTAAGCCAGGTCTCACATATGGTGAACAAATCCGCTCTTACATCACACATTAAGTCAGGCTAAAAACTAGAGGTCCTAGGCGCCCGTTTTCGCAAGGGTGAGAAGGGTTTATTGTCGCATTTTGGCTCAGGTTTGTgctgttgctatggcaacagggctggttaaaaaaaggtttaaaaatggtttttgtttatttaaaaagaaatcCAGTcgttacatttttttctttacttgcCCACTACGAATTCACATAAAATCCCTTCTGTCAACACTGTTCTaataaaattttgacagagaCAGTTGTCATAATTCGCCGTGTATCGTTTTCACCGCCATGTTTTGTGTTATTTAAACTTCCCTTTGTTAAAATTCAGATTTTGGTGATCGATCATTCACGttgtttctgaacaatttttttgccaaatgtcTTGAAATTCTAACGACTGAGTCGTTTGAAATCGGCATATTTGTCAGTGCGAAAGCACTCTCAATTTTTGGACCCACTGCGCATGCGCAGGATTTAGCTGGGTTCCTGGGATACAAACAACATGCAATCAGTGAATTTGCGGTTTTTCCCCTTTTATTGTTACCTTCCGTTAAAGTTTTGTCGCAATCGGCGCTAtgattgttttggtttttaaaagCCGCACATGCTTTTAAACAACTCCGCTGACCGCGCGGAAACTGCGTTCGGCCACCTtaatagttaataagttagtgatcctgtatGTTACAAGGGACACTGTCAGGGGCTGCGCATGCTCGCGCAGTcaatcgaaacttgaaaaaaagttaacccaatgtttttcaagtttaggGAGGGGCAGACAATATCTGGTGGCCACCGTCGCATGCAGAATTTTAATAGTGATTTAgtctcctcaagaaagcaaagaagTCAAAATACCAATACAGCATCTACAATAAAGAGAAACCTGTTAAGAAGTGAATTCGTAAGAAATTCGAAGTGCAAACCGTTGCACTATTAACAAGGATCGAAGCTATCTTCGTGGTTCATTTCTAGCTAGTCGGTCAATAATATGTTTGGTTTATCAGGCTTACGGtattttgcgaaacgaaacgaaacgaaataaacagaaaaagaaatgtaaaggtCATTCAGAAATTGTAGACAGGGCTAAAGCTGTGTTTATATTAAAGCCGAAACAGTATTAGAGTGGAAACATGTTTCGCCTAAACATTTATTATTAAATTGTTCATATCAGGGCCCGAAgccaattaacgctaatcccagataaaaaattaaccaaggagtttatatCTCTACTCTCAAAAGCTGTTCGAAGTTGGTATTCGGCAGAATTTTACATTAATTAAAGGAAGTCAATCCTGAAAAACGAGagtaagcaaaagaaattttcaacaaaaaggtgaaaacATGAAATAAAAGTTTCATTCATTCTTTGGTGTAGTTTCAATTTTGAAGCCCTTCGGATGAGGAGGGCTATGCAGCGTTAAACGAGGAGACAGCATTTGCGCTTTCTTCCGGTACAAGATATTAGGGTTTTCCACAAGCTCACCAATCGCCGATAATTACCGTTGTATTTCTTCATCGGTCCATATTgcaggaagaccttagacagcaatgaccagaactaggttgctgaccagcggttttcttcaaaacaatggtttgctgggggtgctcagaaaccctggttgtggtcattgttatttttgcaACTAGATATATGGGCTCATAATAgccccaattttgttttttttgggcaCTCGCCTCCTCTCCGCAtccatccgccattttgaacgtGTTTAGTCTGATCATGATTGAAACTAACTCTCGTGGTTGCTTCAATCATGCTTAGAATAACCATGTTTGAACAATGATTCGTGCAATGCACTGTCTGATGTGAACACTTTTCATAACGAAACATCTTTCATTCGTGATCAGACTAATCATGTTTTGGCCTAGTGTGAACACAGTATAAGTTAAACAAACGATAATTTGACTTTCCCACACTGGGCAGTACTAGTACacgcctaaccctaaccctgttTTGCAAAATACCAATTTCCTTAGTCTCATTGGTAAATagcgaaacaaactttaaaGATGGCAAGGATGAGTCGCCAGTCCGCGAAATGTGTTCCGATTAATAAAACTGATCAAGTTCAATGGGTcgtgtgaaaaaatatttggaCTTGCAACTATGGTTACGCTATGAACATTACGCTATCCAAAATGTGTCCGAAATTGCCATTTCCTTGCTGATCTGAATGAAGCCTCTAAAGCTATAACCTAGGTGTCTGTGTGCCGCGGTAATTGTGAAACATGGTTTTTATATCACgaatccatttttgtaaccCTATTTTTAGTCACTGAAATATATTTTCTCGCTGGGTCTAATTAACACAGGTCACTTTTTCGGGTCAATTGCTTTGCAGGTCATTGAACACGTGTTATCTTTTGAAAAGTCACCCAAACTGCCTCTCAATTTGCAATTAATTGTCTAACACTAGGCCTAGAGTTAGACAATTTGAGGGTCTTGGGTTACTTTTCAAAAGCTAAaataatgacctgcaacgacTCATCCGTGAAAAGTGCTTCGTGTTTGGCCTGCCGTTTTTTTCTCTCGGTCTCGGGAACTTGGTCTTTTTTCATTTATCAGAACACTTTCTCAGAGACAGACGGCTCATTCTTGCCATCTAAAAAGGTTTGTTCCGCAATTAGCAATGGAACAgaggaaattattattttgcaaaacAAGGTTTCCTAGCATAACAACTGTTGCAAGTCAAAATATTGTTTCACTCGACCCAGTGAACTTTCGTCTGTTTTATGCACCAGGCAATGTAAATccccattccccccccccccagccccCGGCCCCGGGACTATGCGGGGATTAGCAGGGAATTAGGCACAAATATTGTGCCCCGGTAGgaggcgtctccatacaaaatCTACAAAGTTGTGtaaaacgcttcgacaaatacctcagaaacgatgtatcGTACAGACCTGAGAATAGGAGTGGTGGTTGAAAggtttgtttcctacaacattccaagttcctGGCCTTTTTTCATTGAACGCCGTTGTCGAATTCTTTCTTTGTTGCGGGACAGTAAAACTATCTATAGTTCAGTTTGAGGATACGAGGAGCGAAATGAAAAATAGAGAACACTCTAATCTTCATACGGCGCATCGTAATTCCTTCATTGGCCCATATAACCATaatcccttgcgtttcgaagaaaaatgtgttcttctcccgattagGAGCTGCCTCGTTctttcgcttcaggctcactcactgcggcagcaataaTCACTCCACGTATACTTATTCCTGGatagggtcaatcaaacgcaccctagGAATGCAACTGATGGCCGGCTAAAAAGGCTTGGAAACCGTGTGACGTACAGTAGAGAATAAAAGTTACAGAGAGAAAGAAAAGCTGAGTCCGAAACCTCTGcgtttcatttttttgtgaaaCGTAGCAGGCCGGAGCGCTTTCCATCGTTGGCCGGCAGCCGGAAGTGAGGCGTTTCTTCTGTCTGAGTGCTGTCACAATTTTCCATCGCAAGTTATCTTTGGTCTGTTACTTGAGTCAAGCGGTAGCCAGAGTGGTTCTTTCCTCGTTTTGCTTGCctctcaaaaaaattaataaagttaCTTTGCGACATATTATtcatttccttttcatttttttcctcttgcAGATTTTAAAACGAGCCCCCGACGCCGTCCTTTCAGCATCTTATTTGTCGCATTTGATTTCGAAGAATGGGAAGACTGTTCCAATGTAAAACACCAATGCGCTTGCGATCGAATCGGCTGTGGTAGCAGAGCCTATGTGGCAAACCTCACCCGTTTTTACAACGGGTCGCTTTCGTCAAACGGAAATCTCCAAGGAGCGATAATAATGGATACTGTGATGAACTACAACAGCACTCCATACTCCCAGATTCTACCAAACGCCACTAGTCAATTACTGCCTGAAATTTACAATCAGATAAAGAAAGATGAATTTCGTGGGAATTTTCTCGCTGTTATTGGGCGAAAAGTGGACGAAAGATTCTTGTTGGATCTGTTCTATTATCATTACAACCAAGTAAAGTCGGGTAGGTGACAAGAATTaaataacttaaaagaaaatcccattttaacttttaaatgtACAAAAAAGCAGAGGAAGTAATGTTCACAATCAATTTAGttcgatattttttttttcacaacgTTTTCATGGTATCAGAAAAAATCGCTCTTTTTCACCTTTAAATTTTCCGGCGCCgctatcttgaataattgtaaaaattgaCCGTAATCCTATTCTTCTATCACAAAGAATCTCAAATAGggaggttttcaattgagtgtcgaaagtaattagcgaattgttttagtttatgattacttcactcagtgattggttcaaagttctcgtgccatttcTTCCactaatcagaagtgaaaccaaaaccaatcgtggctcgcgcatgcacattttcccgcgctttgtgtcggctacgtgtaattacttcgagttttgattggtttatcggattgtctccgtcctttttggaTTGGCCAAAGAAATTACTTCAGTTTAAGTTttgcgacactcgattgaaactcgctctaataacaacatggcacaattattcaagatggccgcGATGACAAAAATAAGGGATTTTGACATTTAGATATTTGAGATACAGATTAAAAGGtccaaacaaatttgattgtaaacattattttctGTGGTTTAATTAAGTTACTGTATTGTTGGATTGGAGGTTTTCGTTAATATGAGCTTAAGCCACAAGATTGTTGACCTCGAGCAACAACTATTCAGCAAAGTGGAGGTGACCAATGGTGGGTGCACCACTAGACACCGACACTgacactaaaacagtgagataactCATTATTCCTGCCACGATtacaatggccgtttttatactagagacacataatccgtccagacgaattatgcgtctctcatgttatccgtctagtgtaaagacgggacgaactatatgagacgcataatttcCTCTAGGACgtacttgggcaaacattttttctgcgtctatAAAATTCGTCTGGTATAAAGACGGGAACAAGACGTATAATTCGTCTGGATGAAGTATCcactttagtgcgtcttcggAGACGCACTGCACTGGATACTTCGTTCAGAcacataatgcgtcttgtgtcTGTCTTTATACCAGACGAATTTTagggacgcagaaaaaatgttttctcaagttcgtcccagacgaattatgcgtctctagtatgaAAACGgccaatattttcgggcgcaaatcccgcaAAGGGTTGGCTGCTGTTAATTTTCTTAAAATCTCGCAGACCTAAAGAACAAGACTACCATGTATCCGGTGGAACTTCCTTTCCGAGGCCAACCTTCAAAGCTTGATTCTCACAATTACAAAGACTTTTTGAGAAGTGATCACGAACCATTTTGGGAAAGCAACCATACCTTGAGGGCTATTTTCCTCAGTGACACCGCTGACTTCAGGGAACGCATGACTTCCTGTTACCACGAGGATTGCGACAGGCTTTCAAGAGTAACCCCTCAAATGCTGCAATTTTTGAAGAAGACTattgacgtcatcttatccgTGACCAATGACGTCACCGAGCAGTCATGTCCACAGCGGATTCCAAAATTTCTCCAGTCCACTGATGTTTCAGGTAGGAGACTACCGGAGCCCGATAGATTTGCAACTCATTTTCTACTTGTGAAATAACAATCATCGTTAATTcctaatttgctctgaatttaccaTAGACGGTTTTCAACCACGTGATAaaacggccatgttggtgcactaaacaatagcaaattaaagcggcgactttcatatgatcttgaaaaataaacgtaaaaacagaacgtaaacacaAATGCAAAGcattaattggcttatcgaacagaaaaaaaaaaaaccagcgaaaattttgattggcttggcgaacgcggatgcaaacaacgtcatctctctatggaactttctggaaagcgatcggcatttcgctttgatgtcatttgaaatgtagtaatgtgattgggcaatcgagcTGTTTACTTCCCATACTAGGAGTTTCCTTGACGGGAATAAGGAGAAACTTTGATGTAATCTTGCCacacattggtccgtgaaacaaattgctaGCACTTTTTCAAGATCATTCGACGGTCGCTCTATGCCTTGTGTTTTGCTCTTTTTGGTTTATGTTTGTTTTGAACAAGAGGCCAAGCGCTTTCTCCAGTAAATGCGCGACTATTAAGTGCAAAATCCTAAAACAGGCATATTGCGAGATCAGAAATGGTAAATGCAAATTTGAAATGTTTCAAAGTGTGATATCGAGGAACAATAGCGAATTCAGAACAATAACTTGAAACGACCTTTGTTTCTTAGCTCCACCCTGACAAGTTAATGAGCAAAGCAGAATTCCCCAAGGGAGAAAGAGCGCGTAATATATGACCAATGAGAACCATTTGATTAATTCTTGGCCGCTAATTTTACTGCTGTATAATTTTTATCGCTCTGAAAGTAAATGTCCGGAGAACAATAGTCATTCTGCGCGATGAATtatagtcaaattcccaaaagacttttttctatattgttttgtgcacctaCACAGCTGCTGTGACATCagatgaaaaccatctattatggttaatttagaagactgaaagcttgatatggatcaTGGGGATTATGATCATATCTATTTTAAAAGataacccaagtgtatggacataggactcgagCCGGGCACTTAGCCACTTGTCCACCACACGGCTAGCTCGACACTCAGGGACAACATTTTAAAAGCTATTTGATAAAGTACGACGCAAGCATCAGCACAAGCAACATACGCAGACGCAGTAGCGTTGTGATAATTGGTACGTTTCGTTAGAACaaaagacactaattaacaacaagttaaTGCGCCTGCGTATGCTGCTTATGCTTATGCCTATGCTTGCGTCGTACGTGTAACCAGCCTTAATACTGTATTATCATtcggcaacaaacaacattagatactgcaaaaggtcggttaccaaacttcacgacaacaATTTAAAATCTAAGCTTACGCCTAATTTATCGAGcctaggcctaattactcttcagcaatgATATTTCATAAGAGACTTAAATAAACCTTATTTTTGAGAGCGCGGTGTTT contains these protein-coding regions:
- the LOC137980808 gene encoding uncharacterized protein YfbL-like, with product MKSYFSLYEVVLISAPLSAISKADVSDHSNPLMSLFRHFNENRHHVTNPQGKQRARDFIMKTFQDLGLKTWSEKFQPDHPQVWTCQSLQFGCGRNIVGMVPGTLAGSPDDRLFLIGAHYDTVRHTQGADDNGSGVVALLQVAKQIVTDFKTSPRRRPFSILFVAFDFEEWEDCSNVKHQCACDRIGCGSRAYVANLTRFYNGSLSSNGNLQGAIIMDTVMNYNSTPYSQILPNATSQLLPEIYNQIKKDEFRGNFLAVIGRKVDERFLLDLFYYHYNQVKSDLKNKTTMYPVELPFRGQPSKLDSHNYKDFLRSDHEPFWESNHTLRAIFLSDTADFRERMTSCYHEDCDRLSRVTPQMLQFLKKTIDVILSVTNDVTEQSCPQRIPKFLQSTDVSEDGMEEWEVALLAIGMILVGVLKGVVAVVCHQRWKKQQGPLVTTRDLPMQSSTNPDNTV